From a single Oreochromis niloticus isolate F11D_XX linkage group LG4, O_niloticus_UMD_NMBU, whole genome shotgun sequence genomic region:
- the LOC109202052 gene encoding sentrin-specific protease 2-like isoform X2, with product MEATVPLVTPAPATATQASPAPPPASPSQRYTEPVAEKYIMDAWAGKSPHVLLSKIGAYKLFYWDIQQIGPDMELESESINAYLAIMVRQCNRHNSAKAAFIDSFSMTAIWKRKAPRLKIKPMEHEVILGIVNEHHHWTLVVIYPQEKKSLYLDPLGETKQGIQNCLESTRAFMRKKGCNVSRWTCDTVKHPKQLDATSCGVFALKFAEKILQKESIDFPSTKKAINTHRLQIATTLLLR from the exons ATGGAAGCAACAGTTCCACTTGTGACACCAGCCCCAGCAACAGCCACACAAGCTAGCCCTGCACCACCTCCAGCATCACCCTCTCAGAGATACACTGAACCTGTTGCagagaaat ATATAATGGATGCCTGGGCTGGAAAGAGTCCTCACGTTCTACTCTCCAAAATTGGTGCTTACAAATTATTCTACTGGGATATCCAACAAATTGGTCCGGACATGGAGTTGGAAAGTGAG TCTATTAATGCATATCTTGCGATCATGGTGAGACAATGCAATCGCCATAATTCAGCCAAAGCAGCATTCATTGATTCATTTTCAATGACTGCCATTTGGAAGAGAAAAGCTCCAAGACTCAAG ATCAAACCCATGGAGCATGAAGTGATTCTGGGAATTGTAaatgaacatcatcactggacaTTAGTG GTCATTTACCCACAAGAAAAGAAGTCGCTGTATCTTGATCCACTCGGAGAAACTAAACAAGGTATCCAAAATTGTTTGGAATCAACAAG GGCATTCATGCGAAAAAAAGGATGCAACGTCTCAAGATGGACTTGTGACACAGTCAAACACCCAAAACAATTGGACGCTACCTCATGTGGAGTCTTTGCATTGAAA TTTGCTGAAAAGATCTTGCAAAAAGAGTCAATAGACTTTCCGTCTACAAAAAAggccataaacacacacaggctgcaAATTGCCACCACTCTCCTCCTA agatGA
- the LOC109202052 gene encoding sentrin-specific protease 2-like isoform X1 produces the protein MEATVPLVTPAPATATQASPAPPPASPSQRYTEPVAEKYIMDAWAGKSPHVLLSKIGAYKLFYWDIQQIGPDMELESESINAYLAIMVRQCNRHNSAKAAFIDSFSMTAIWKRKAPRLKIKPMEHEVILGIVNEHHHWTLVVIYPQEKKSLYLDPLGETKQGIQNCLESTRAFMRKKGCNVSRWTCDTVKHPKQLDATSCGVFALKFAEKILQKESIDFPSTKKAINTHRLQIATTLLLETDDLTNICLFCGEEEHETDNKWIQCEMCLRWFHQLCVKSPPPEDVFICFACT, from the exons ATGGAAGCAACAGTTCCACTTGTGACACCAGCCCCAGCAACAGCCACACAAGCTAGCCCTGCACCACCTCCAGCATCACCCTCTCAGAGATACACTGAACCTGTTGCagagaaat ATATAATGGATGCCTGGGCTGGAAAGAGTCCTCACGTTCTACTCTCCAAAATTGGTGCTTACAAATTATTCTACTGGGATATCCAACAAATTGGTCCGGACATGGAGTTGGAAAGTGAG TCTATTAATGCATATCTTGCGATCATGGTGAGACAATGCAATCGCCATAATTCAGCCAAAGCAGCATTCATTGATTCATTTTCAATGACTGCCATTTGGAAGAGAAAAGCTCCAAGACTCAAG ATCAAACCCATGGAGCATGAAGTGATTCTGGGAATTGTAaatgaacatcatcactggacaTTAGTG GTCATTTACCCACAAGAAAAGAAGTCGCTGTATCTTGATCCACTCGGAGAAACTAAACAAGGTATCCAAAATTGTTTGGAATCAACAAG GGCATTCATGCGAAAAAAAGGATGCAACGTCTCAAGATGGACTTGTGACACAGTCAAACACCCAAAACAATTGGACGCTACCTCATGTGGAGTCTTTGCATTGAAA TTTGCTGAAAAGATCTTGCAAAAAGAGTCAATAGACTTTCCGTCTACAAAAAAggccataaacacacacaggctgcaAATTGCCACCACTCTCCTCCTAGAGACAG atGACTTGACAAACATCTGTCTTTTCTGCGGCGAAGAAGAGCATGAAACTGACAACAAATGG attcAGTGTGAGATGTGTTTGCGGTGGTTCCACCAGCTCTGCGTGAAAAGCCCACCACCAGAAGacgtgtttatttgtttcgctTGTACATAG